The genomic interval CAGCGAGTCCGACGCCTTCTCCGACCTCTCGGACCCCGCGGGACTCGACCCCTTCCCGGCCCAGTACCACCCGGAGCCCTAGGGTGACCGCGCCACGGCCGGACGGGACCCCCACCGAGGCGCTGTCCCGGCTCGCCGCCCTGCACGGCGTCGCCACCTCCTACAGCCCCTCCCCGGACACGACCGTCCCGGCCTCGACGACCGCCGTCACGCTCGCGCTGGCCGCCCTCGGCGTCGACGCGTCCACCGAGGAGGCCGTCCGCGCCGCCCTGGCCGCGCGCGAGCAGGAGATCGGCGAGCGGCTGCTGCCCCCCACCGTCGTCGGCTGGGGCGCCCGCCCGCCCGGCGCGCTCGCCGCGCTGCCCGAGGGCACCCGGCTGGAGATCCGCACCGAGGACGGCGGCACGCGCCCGTCCGCCGAGGGCCTCCCGCCCGGCGTGCACCTGCTGACCGCCACCGCCCCCGACGGCCGCACCGCACGCGCCCGCCTGATCGTCGCGCCGCCCCGGCTGCCCGCCCCCGAGGGACGCTCGTACGGACTGCTGGTGCAGCTCTACTCCCTGCTCTCCCGGCGCTCCTGGGGCATGGGCGACCTCGCCGACCTCGGTGAGCTCGCCGGGTGGGCCGGACGCGCGCTGGGCGCCGGGTTCGTGCAGGTGAACCCGTTGCACGCGGCCGTCCCCGGCCCCCCGACCGACCCCTCGCCGTACCGCCCCTCCTCGCGCCGCTTCCCCGACCCCGTGCACCTGCGGGTCGAGGCCGTGCCCGAGTTCGCGCACGTCGAGGACCGCGAGCGGCTGCACACCCTGCTGGAGCGAGGCGCCCGGCTGCGGGAGGCGGTGCTCGCCAAGGGCGAGCTGATCGACCGGGACGCGGTCTGGGAGGCCAAGCGGGAAGCCCTCGAACTGGTGCGGAAGGTCCCGCTCGGCCCCGGCCGCGCCGCCGCCCTGCACGCCTTCCGCGCCGAGCAGGGGCAGGCCCTGGAGGACCACGCCACCTGGTACGCGCTCGCCGAGGCGCACGGCCCCGACTGGCGCCGCTGGCCCGCCCCGCTGCGCGACCCCCGCTCGGCGGGGACCGCCCGCGCCCGCGAGGAGCTGCGGGACCGCGTCGACTTCCACACCTGGCTCGTCTGGCTCACCGACGCCCAGCTCACCGCCGCCCAGCGGACCGCGCGGGAGGCCGGGATGCCGGTGGGGATCGTGCACGACCTGGCCGTCGGCGTGCATCCCACCGGCGCGGACGCCTGGGCGCAGCAGGACCACTTCGCGCCCGGCATGTCGGTCGGCGCGCCCCCGGACGCCTTCAACGCGCGCGGCCAGGACTGGGGGCTGCCGCCCTGGCGCCCCGACCGCCTCGCCGAGAGCGGGTACGCCCCCTTCCGCGACCTGCTGCGGGGCCTGTTCCGGTACGCGGGCGCCCTGCGCATCGACCATGTGATGGGCCTGTTCCGGCTCTGGTGGGTGCCCGAGGGCCGCCCGCCCACCGAGGGGACGTACGTCCGCTACGACGCCGAGGCCATGCTCGCCGTGCTCGTCCTGGAGGCGTCCCGCGCCGGGGCGCCGGTGATCGGCGAGGACCTCGGGACGGTCGAGCCCGGGGTGCGCGAGGCGCTGCGCGACCGCGGGGTGTACGGCACGTCGGTGCTGTGGTTCGAGCGGGACTGGGAGGGCGACCGCCGGCCGCTGCCGCCGGAGAGCTGGCGCGCCGACTGCCTGGCCACGGCCACCACCCACGACCTCCCGTCCACCGCCGCCCGCCTCACCGGCGAGCACGTGGAACTGCGCGACCGCCTGGGCCTGCTCGCCCGGCCCCTCGCCGAGGAACGGGCGGAGGCCGCGGCGGACGTGCGGGAGTGGCTGGAGCTGCTGGAGCGGCTCGGCCTGCTGCCCGGCCCGGACGGCGGGACGGCCGGCGGCGCGGACGCCTCCCGGGAGGAGGCCGGCGTCCAGGCGGTCCACCGCTACCTGCTGCGCACCCCGGCCCGCATGGTCGGGGTGTGGCTGCCGGACGGCGTCGGGGACCGGCGTCCGCAGAACCTGCCCGGCACCTCGGACGAGTACCCGAACTGGCGGCTGCCCGTCGCCGACGCCGAGGGGCGCCCGGTGACGCTGGAGGACCTGGCGGCGTCCCCCCGGCTGCGGGCGCTGGCCGACGTGCTGCGCGCCGGCGCCGCGCCCGGTGGCTGAGCGGGGCCGCGCGCCCGTACGGCACCCCGGGCGCGCGGCCCCCGACCGCGTTCGATACTTTGGGGACCGTGGACAAGAAGAACGCCCTGCGCGCCGGCGCCCTGGCAGCCGGTACGACGCTGATGATGCTGCTCATGTCGTCCCCCGCGCTCGCCCTCACCCGCGACGACGGCGACGACCCCGGCCCGGGCCTGAGCGTCATCGAGACGCTGGGCCTCTACGTCCTGGCCCCGATCGGGCTCTTCGTGGTGATCGCCGGTCTG from Streptomyces sp. DH-12 carries:
- the malQ gene encoding 4-alpha-glucanotransferase, encoding MTAPRPDGTPTEALSRLAALHGVATSYSPSPDTTVPASTTAVTLALAALGVDASTEEAVRAALAAREQEIGERLLPPTVVGWGARPPGALAALPEGTRLEIRTEDGGTRPSAEGLPPGVHLLTATAPDGRTARARLIVAPPRLPAPEGRSYGLLVQLYSLLSRRSWGMGDLADLGELAGWAGRALGAGFVQVNPLHAAVPGPPTDPSPYRPSSRRFPDPVHLRVEAVPEFAHVEDRERLHTLLERGARLREAVLAKGELIDRDAVWEAKREALELVRKVPLGPGRAAALHAFRAEQGQALEDHATWYALAEAHGPDWRRWPAPLRDPRSAGTARAREELRDRVDFHTWLVWLTDAQLTAAQRTAREAGMPVGIVHDLAVGVHPTGADAWAQQDHFAPGMSVGAPPDAFNARGQDWGLPPWRPDRLAESGYAPFRDLLRGLFRYAGALRIDHVMGLFRLWWVPEGRPPTEGTYVRYDAEAMLAVLVLEASRAGAPVIGEDLGTVEPGVREALRDRGVYGTSVLWFERDWEGDRRPLPPESWRADCLATATTHDLPSTAARLTGEHVELRDRLGLLARPLAEERAEAAADVREWLELLERLGLLPGPDGGTAGGADASREEAGVQAVHRYLLRTPARMVGVWLPDGVGDRRPQNLPGTSDEYPNWRLPVADAEGRPVTLEDLAASPRLRALADVLRAGAAPGG